A genomic window from Flavobacterium phycosphaerae includes:
- a CDS encoding PcfJ domain-containing protein, with amino-acid sequence MKPKSKLEHEIVAVSNSLPAIAHNQHKPAFSKCFSHSAVLSRNTAFCLECGHNWKQEIQIKNQKVTCPHCLKKLEYTNKYSNGLKETDYYQIVTAVKDFQIIRMVCISKTMKKLQKPSYFAHEVMQMFITADGSMRYLSKNVMGLSMYIDQWITSSDLELKSNYNTPRLRLTPSFIQPRIKVLPIIKRNGFCGKFYGIAPQILFREILTDSIAETLIKSNQMDLLYYHLRNTPIKRDGKIWGALKICIRNNYIVNDAKLWVDYLDLLEYYWKDLKSVKYVCPADLRKAHDKLMSRKQKEIMKKTFEENKKQIGKNQKHYLKAKQHFFGLTFSEKNISISVIESVKEFLEEACYHNHCVFTNEYYKKQNSLILSAKVDGIPTETIQLSLENFEILQSRGRGNKASKHNKQIRSVMIRNLHHIQNRMKAA; translated from the coding sequence ATGAAGCCAAAATCCAAATTAGAGCACGAAATTGTTGCCGTTAGCAATAGTCTTCCAGCTATTGCGCACAACCAACATAAACCTGCATTTAGTAAATGCTTTTCACATTCTGCAGTCTTATCCCGAAATACTGCTTTTTGCTTGGAATGTGGTCATAATTGGAAACAAGAAATCCAAATTAAAAATCAAAAAGTAACTTGTCCACATTGTCTGAAAAAATTGGAATATACCAATAAGTATAGTAATGGTTTAAAAGAAACCGATTACTATCAGATTGTAACAGCCGTTAAAGATTTCCAAATTATTCGCATGGTTTGTATCAGTAAAACGATGAAGAAGCTACAGAAGCCTTCGTACTTTGCTCACGAGGTGATGCAGATGTTCATAACGGCTGATGGAAGTATGCGGTATCTGTCGAAGAATGTAATGGGACTGTCTATGTATATTGATCAATGGATTACCAGCAGTGATTTAGAATTAAAATCCAACTACAACACACCGCGATTAAGGTTAACACCTTCTTTTATACAGCCTAGAATTAAAGTACTGCCAATTATTAAACGTAATGGATTTTGCGGCAAGTTTTACGGGATTGCACCACAAATACTATTTCGGGAAATTCTGACGGACAGCATTGCTGAAACCTTGATTAAAAGCAACCAAATGGATTTATTGTATTACCATTTAAGGAATACTCCAATTAAGAGAGACGGCAAAATTTGGGGTGCTCTAAAAATCTGCATCCGGAATAACTACATTGTCAACGATGCTAAATTATGGGTTGATTATCTCGACTTACTAGAGTACTATTGGAAGGACTTAAAAAGCGTTAAGTATGTTTGTCCGGCAGATTTAAGAAAGGCACACGATAAACTGATGTCGAGGAAACAAAAGGAAATTATGAAAAAAACATTTGAGGAAAATAAAAAACAGATTGGGAAGAATCAAAAGCATTACCTAAAAGCTAAACAACACTTTTTCGGGCTTACTTTTAGCGAAAAGAATATCTCAATAAGTGTAATCGAATCTGTTAAAGAATTTCTTGAAGAAGCATGCTATCATAACCACTGCGTGTTTACAAATGAATACTATAAAAAGCAAAACTCGCTTATATTATCTGCAAAGGTAGATGGCATCCCAACAGAAACAATTCAACTTTCACTTGAAAATTTTGAGATTCTTCAGTCAAGGGGAAGGGGAAATAAGGCATCCAAACACAACAAGCAAATCCGCTCTGTCATGATTAGGAATTTGCACCACATTCAAAACCGAATGAAAGCTGCATAA
- a CDS encoding PcfK-like family protein → MEEIKDPFKEAIKGYLDQLAIHDELFAKTLEKPNKNIDDCATYILNTVKRSGRQGFADDEIYSMAIHYYDEDTIVVGEKISARVIINQPLAAPVQKGVSKPKSTSKNSNANQTTLFI, encoded by the coding sequence ATGGAAGAAATCAAAGACCCTTTCAAAGAAGCCATTAAGGGCTATTTAGACCAATTGGCAATCCACGATGAATTATTCGCTAAAACATTAGAAAAGCCAAATAAAAATATAGACGATTGCGCTACGTACATTTTAAACACCGTGAAGAGAAGCGGTCGGCAAGGTTTTGCCGATGATGAAATTTACAGCATGGCAATACACTACTATGACGAAGATACAATCGTGGTTGGCGAAAAGATTTCTGCTCGGGTTATAATCAATCAACCGCTTGCGGCTCCTGTTCAAAAAGGAGTTTCAAAGCCAAAATCCACTTCGAAAAATAGCAATGCCAATCAAACCACCTTATTTATATGA
- a CDS encoding DUF6943 family protein, which translates to MKSKIHEHKKNNVEAVSKNYIIKTHKKGTTYLKPHLFILNKGLNSGKPQKEPFTNSFVVIFENEQDCDSIYWITYSLWQSKFWHRNLVGSVIPFLRIHDFVKEFSSKADEMLADFEQHQKDVHALRLLELQANNFQQNINLINDMRRVILHRYSK; encoded by the coding sequence ATGAAATCGAAGATTCACGAACACAAAAAAAACAATGTTGAAGCTGTGAGTAAAAACTACATCATCAAAACCCACAAAAAAGGTACTACTTACCTTAAACCACATTTGTTTATCCTGAACAAAGGATTGAACAGCGGCAAGCCACAAAAAGAGCCATTCACCAACAGTTTTGTTGTCATTTTCGAAAATGAACAGGATTGCGATAGCATCTATTGGATAACCTACAGCCTTTGGCAATCCAAATTTTGGCATCGAAACCTCGTTGGCTCTGTTATTCCATTTTTGCGAATCCACGATTTTGTGAAGGAATTTTCAAGTAAAGCCGACGAAATGCTAGCCGATTTTGAACAACATCAAAAAGATGTTCACGCATTGCGGTTGCTTGAATTACAAGCTAACAATTTCCAACAAAACATCAACCTTATTAACGATATGCGCAGGGTTATCCTTCACCGCTACAGCAAATAA